The following is a genomic window from Alphaproteobacteria bacterium 33-17.
AGAAAACTGAGTTAAAAACCTTAAGATCGCCTGTTTGATAAATATTATGAAGAGCTTTGCTGATGTCTTCAGCATTGATTAAATATCCTGGTCTTAGAATTGGATTATTTGAGTTTAACATGATTTATAAACCCTTGGAATTGCTTTGGATATTCTTTGGTTTTGAATCTTTTTTTAATCCTTCTTGTAGCATAGATTCAATTGGTTTGTGATGTAGGCTTGTTAATGCTTTTTGCTGAGCAAGCTGTTCAAGAGCTTCTGTAATTCTTGAACTTGAAGGATGTTCATTTTTTATTTGATTATCAATACACTCTCTATATAATTTCTCAACTATAGGCGCAAAAATATTTGGATCATTGACTCCAACTTCTTCAAATAAAGCAACTGTATTTTTTATTGTTTTATGAAATGGGTTATGGTCACTAAACATTGAATTTGTATTAGGATAATTGAATACTTTATGTAAAGCTATTTCATCTGCTGCAGCATATGCCGTATTTGAAATATTAGTTTTATGACCTGCCCAACTTAAAAAAGAGGTCATAATCATGTGGCAGCTAATAATGCTATATTTTGCTGGTAGCATGCTTTGAAAATGCTTTTGATTTTGTTTTATTCCATCACTAAGTTTCTTTATTTGATCCTTACTTAACATAATACTACCTTTGTTTTACTGGAGATTTAAATGCATTGTTATTTAACATATTTGATGTGTTTTCTTCTATTACTTGTGTAACCATATTTGCTGTTTTTTCTGTATATTCATTTAGCATTTCGTTAAGCTTATATTCTGGAATTTTGTCTCCAGGATACTTTTTGGCTTCTTTTTGGATAGCATGAGTTATATCAATTGCTCCTTTACCTACCTGGTAAACTAAGTCTTCTACTAATTCTGTGCTAGCTACAACAGTACCAGGTAAAGTTTTAAGAACAGTAATAGCAAGCTCTAAGGGAGTTGCAATTTGCTTTTTTAATTTGGGTGATGCCGCTTCAAATAATCCGTCAAGTGAACCAGAAATGAATGGCATAAGTCCTAAGCCCTGTAGGTTTCTGAAACTAGGATTTTCTCTTGCCATCTCAATTTCAATGTTATTTAGGGTTTTTTCAATGTTTTTTTCAGCTAAAGATATATTTTTTCCTAATGTATTTGTAATACTTTCGTATACATTTGGCGAAAAGTTTGCAGAGTTAAAGTTATTGCTTTTTAGTGTATTTTCAGCATCTTTAGTGACCCTATTTCTTTTGTTTTCAGATCTTAGGCGCTCAATAACCTTTAAATGTGTGCCGTTAAACACCATATTGCCATATGCTGCAACATCTAGTATGCCTTTAGCAGCGCCAATATAACCACCAACTTTTGCAGCTGATTTTGCCATTCCAATGCTACCAGAAAACATTTTATTAACTTCTTGTATCATTTGGCTTTTTTTAACTTTATCTTTTGTAGCATTTACAGCTTTTACGGTATTGGCTGTCAGTTGCTGTGCTACTGTTCCTTCTTTAAAGCCGGCATTTTCAAGTTGAGATGCTAAGGTTTCTTTTTGTTGAAGGTTTTTAATTTTAGCATCTTTTAAAGCTTTTTCTAACTTTTCAACTTCTTTATCGCTTTGGGTTACTTTGATTTTTTGTTGTTCAATTTCTGCTTGTAGCTTAACCTTATCTTTTAGATTATCATTTTTGCGAGCAGTTTTAGAACTGTTATCAATATATTCTGCAGCCTTTGATTCAATTTTTGCAGTAGTATATTGTCTTGAGGTGCTATTCGCTGCAGAACGACTTAATTTTTCTAAAACCCTAGTTTGAAGTTGGCTTGCAAAACGTTGCTGTATTGATTTCATAGTATAACCCAAATTTATGATGTAAACTTGATTATATTGTACCATGTTTATGTTAAAAAATTAACTATTTTGTTAGTATGATGTGTTTCTTTTTGCCAACTGAAAGCTTAATCCTTGATTTTGCAGAAAAAATACTATCGGTAATTTTATAAAACTCATCAGTTACCGGCTCGTCATCTAGCCTTACCGCACCAGCTTTGATATGTCTTTTAGCCTCACCATTGCTATCAGCTAAGCCTGATTGTTTAATGGCATCATAAAGCATTGGTTCGCCGTCAATTTTGAACTCTGGTAAACCTTCTCCGCTTTTAGCTGCATAAAATGTGTTTAAAGCTGTTTGATGGGCTTGCTCAGCTGCTTCCCTACCATGACAAAGGCTTGTAGCTTCATTTGCAAGTAATACCTTGAAATCATTGATATTTTTATCAGATTTTTCAAACTCAGCGATTTCTTGGACTGGAATATCTGTAAAGTAACGCATAAATCTGAAAACGTCACGGTCGTCAGTATTGCGCCAGAACTGCCAGTAATCATAAGCAGGTAAGAATTCGCTACTAAGCCATACAGCGCCATTTGCAGTTTTACCCATTTTTGAGCCATTGGCTGTAGTGATTAGCGGCGTTGTAAGACCATAAGACTCTTTACCGCCCATTTTTCTAACTAAGTCAACACCGTTAATAATATTGCTCCACTGGTCGCTACCACCAATCTGAACGCGGCAGTTTTCTGCTTTATTAAGGTGCATAAAATCATAAGCCTGAAGTAACATATAGTTAAACTCAAGGAATGACAGGTTTTGCTCTCTCTCTAACCTTATTTTAACACTATCCATTGCAAGCATACGATTTACTGAGAAAAGTGAGCCATAGTCACGTAAGAATTCTATATATTTCAGATCTTTAAGCCAGTCATTATTATTTACAACTTTTGCGCTGTTTGCTGTATTCCCAAAGGAAATAAACTGTGCTATTGTATTTTTAATACCGTCAAAGTTCTCCTGAATAAGTTCGTCTGTAAGTAATTTTCTAGCTTCATCTCTTCCTGAAGGGTCACCGATTTTAGTGGTTCCGCCGCCAATTAAGACTAATGGCTTATGTCCATGCTTTTGTAAAAGCTTAAATAACATGATTTGCATCAGGCTTCCCACATGCAACGTCTTAGCAGTACAGTCAAAGCCAATATAAACTGTTACGCTTTCTTCAGCAAAAAGCTTATCAAGGGATGCAAGGTCAGTTGACTGATAATAAAACCCGCGAGCAACAAATTCTTTAAGAAATGCACTTTTTAAGTTATTTGTATCTATATCAGCTTGACTCATGCTTAACCCTCTAATTATAATGAAAATAAATATAATAAATTTCGCAAATGCAATTTAAACCCTTACAGCTTATTTATCAAACAATTTCTACAGTTTGTGATAATCATTTGATAGATAATAAGCAGATATTTAATGAAGGCGGCAAAGCGGTTATGTCATCGGTTCTTTGCAACTTATTGAATGATAATGAAAAAACAGATAAAGAAGCATGCCAATTGCAAGCTGATAAGTGGTCACAAAATCTTAAAAATTTCTTAAATGATAAGAAAAGCGTAGATATTATTATGGAGATGCCTCAGTCAGAGAGGGGTATTTATGCTAGTTTCATAGCATTCGGTAATAAAAAAGGTCAGAATCAGCACTTAGAAGCAACAGTTGATTTCGCAGTAGATTTGATTGCAGATGAAGTGTTAGAAGGTGAACTTGATCTCGATATTTATAGTAATGAAGAAGAAGCAAAGCTTGCTGTAAAGGAAAAACTTAAAGAAAAAATCCGTGATTTTATTATGGGTCTTTTAAGCGAAGAACTTGGGCAGGATTATTACGAAGATTTAGGGCAGTTGGTTGCAATTATTAAGAACCGTAAAAAAGTGTCTAGCCAAATACAGTCTATGCTTCAGCTTGCTATCCAAAATCAGCTCAAGCTTTCTAAAACAAAACTATCTAAAACTAGTTTACTA
Proteins encoded in this region:
- a CDS encoding tyrosine--tRNA ligase, with the protein product MSQADIDTNNLKSAFLKEFVARGFYYQSTDLASLDKLFAEESVTVYIGFDCTAKTLHVGSLMQIMLFKLLQKHGHKPLVLIGGGTTKIGDPSGRDEARKLLTDELIQENFDGIKNTIAQFISFGNTANSAKVVNNNDWLKDLKYIEFLRDYGSLFSVNRMLAMDSVKIRLEREQNLSFLEFNYMLLQAYDFMHLNKAENCRVQIGGSDQWSNIINGVDLVRKMGGKESYGLTTPLITTANGSKMGKTANGAVWLSSEFLPAYDYWQFWRNTDDRDVFRFMRYFTDIPVQEIAEFEKSDKNINDFKVLLANEATSLCHGREAAEQAHQTALNTFYAAKSGEGLPEFKIDGEPMLYDAIKQSGLADSNGEAKRHIKAGAVRLDDEPVTDEFYKITDSIFSAKSRIKLSVGKKKHIILTK